The Lysobacter capsici genome has a segment encoding these proteins:
- the pdhA gene encoding pyruvate dehydrogenase (acetyl-transferring) E1 component subunit alpha: MTVAATFEIEYLQYLGADGKPVAEIPAAFKDANTLLPLFKQMLFVRTFDTKAIALQRTGKLGTYAACLGHEATHVGIGASMQPDDVFAPSYREYGAQFMRGVQPREVLMYWGGDERGNDFAGPRKDFAWSVPISTQCLHAAGAALAFKLRKEQNLAVACCGDGGSSKTDFYAALNSAGAYELPLILCVINNGWAISVPRKAQTGAKTLAQKGLAGGLHCLQVDGNDLIAVLEGMRRAAELARSGGGGSVIEFLTYRLHDHTTADDARRYRDDAEVKDAWTRDPMPRLRTYLTDQGVWNEELEKAWAEECGKKVDIEINAYLETPVQPVEAMFDYLYGDMPADLQAQRAEVLALEGRR; the protein is encoded by the coding sequence ATGACCGTCGCCGCGACGTTCGAAATCGAATACCTGCAATACCTCGGTGCCGACGGTAAACCCGTCGCCGAGATCCCGGCCGCGTTCAAGGACGCCAACACGCTGCTGCCGCTGTTCAAGCAGATGCTGTTCGTGCGCACCTTCGATACCAAGGCCATCGCCCTGCAACGCACCGGCAAGCTCGGCACCTATGCCGCCTGCCTGGGCCACGAAGCCACCCATGTCGGCATCGGCGCATCGATGCAGCCCGACGACGTGTTCGCGCCGAGCTATCGCGAATACGGCGCCCAGTTCATGCGCGGCGTGCAACCGCGCGAAGTGCTGATGTACTGGGGCGGCGACGAACGCGGCAACGACTTCGCCGGTCCGCGCAAGGACTTCGCCTGGTCGGTGCCGATCTCCACGCAGTGCCTGCACGCGGCCGGCGCCGCGCTGGCGTTCAAGCTGCGCAAGGAACAAAACCTCGCGGTCGCCTGCTGCGGCGACGGCGGTTCGTCCAAGACCGACTTCTACGCCGCGCTCAATTCCGCCGGCGCGTACGAACTGCCGCTGATCCTGTGCGTGATCAACAACGGCTGGGCGATCTCGGTGCCGCGCAAGGCGCAGACCGGCGCCAAGACGCTCGCGCAGAAGGGCCTGGCCGGCGGTCTGCATTGCCTGCAGGTCGACGGCAACGACCTGATCGCCGTGCTCGAAGGCATGCGCCGCGCCGCCGAACTGGCGCGCAGCGGCGGCGGCGGCAGCGTGATCGAATTCCTGACCTACCGTCTGCACGACCACACCACCGCCGACGACGCGCGCCGCTACCGCGACGATGCCGAGGTCAAGGACGCGTGGACGCGCGATCCGATGCCGCGCCTGCGCACCTATCTCACCGATCAGGGCGTGTGGAACGAAGAACTCGAAAAAGCCTGGGCCGAAGAATGCGGCAAGAAGGTCGACATCGAGATCAACGCCTACCTGGAAACGCCGGTGCAGCCGGTGGAAGCCATGTTCGATTATCTGTACGGCGACATGCCCGCGGATCTGCAAGCGCAGCGCGCCGAAGTACTTGCTCTGGAGGGTCGTCGATGA
- a CDS encoding alpha-ketoacid dehydrogenase subunit beta: MNVATKANVDTSQPVATPAAITLIEAITQALAYEMRHDSTVLVLGEDVGVNGGVFRATAGLQQIFGSERVLDTPLDETTIAGLTVGLAAQGMKPVAEAQFDGFVYPMLDHIICHAARFRHRTRGRLTCPMVLRVPWGGGIRAPEHHSEANESLFTNVPGLRVVLPSSPARAYGLLLAAIRDPDPVIFYEPKRIYRQYKEVVADDGEALPLDVCYVLRDGTDITLVSWGAQVKETLEAAEKLAGEGISCEVIDVATLKPLDFATIAESVAKTGRCVIVHEAPRTAGFGAEIAARLAEESMYDLLAPVERVTGYDTHIPLFRLEMKYLPSVDKIVAAAKRALGHG; the protein is encoded by the coding sequence ATGAACGTCGCGACGAAAGCCAACGTGGATACGAGTCAGCCGGTCGCCACGCCCGCCGCGATCACCCTGATCGAAGCGATCACTCAAGCGCTCGCTTACGAGATGCGCCACGACAGCACCGTGCTGGTGCTCGGCGAGGACGTCGGCGTCAACGGCGGCGTGTTCCGCGCCACCGCCGGCCTGCAGCAGATCTTCGGCAGCGAGCGCGTGCTCGACACGCCGCTGGACGAAACCACCATCGCCGGCCTCACCGTCGGCCTGGCCGCGCAGGGCATGAAGCCGGTGGCCGAAGCGCAGTTCGACGGCTTCGTCTATCCGATGCTCGATCACATCATCTGCCACGCCGCGCGTTTCCGGCACCGCACCCGCGGCCGCCTGACCTGCCCGATGGTGCTGCGGGTGCCGTGGGGCGGCGGTATCCGCGCGCCGGAACATCACAGCGAAGCCAACGAGTCGTTGTTCACCAACGTGCCGGGCCTGCGCGTGGTGCTGCCGTCCTCGCCCGCGCGCGCTTACGGCTTGTTGTTGGCCGCGATCCGCGATCCCGATCCGGTGATCTTCTACGAACCCAAGCGCATCTACCGCCAGTACAAGGAAGTGGTCGCCGACGACGGCGAAGCGCTGCCGCTGGACGTTTGTTATGTGCTGCGTGATGGCACCGACATCACCCTGGTCAGCTGGGGCGCGCAGGTCAAGGAAACCCTGGAAGCGGCCGAGAAACTGGCCGGCGAAGGGATCAGCTGCGAAGTGATCGACGTCGCCACGCTCAAGCCGCTGGACTTCGCCACCATCGCCGAATCGGTCGCCAAGACCGGCCGCTGCGTGATCGTGCACGAAGCCCCGCGCACCGCCGGCTTCGGCGCCGAGATCGCCGCGCGCCTGGCCGAGGAGTCGATGTACGACCTGCTCGCGCCGGTCGAACGGGTCACCGGCTACGACACCCACATCCCGCTGTTCCGCCTGGAAATGAAGTACCTGCCCAGCGTCGACAAGATCGTCGCGGCGGCCAAACGCGCGCTCGGCCATGGCTGA
- a CDS encoding SH3 domain-containing protein, with protein sequence MAEMRALVVADYRTRYHDPIRFDAGEIVHLGERDHEWPAYVWTRLADERAGWAPCDLLRPLDAERAETLASYDARELDVSVGQSLRLHDELGGWWWAQREDGAQGWVPARHLQVIQDDAS encoded by the coding sequence ATGGCTGAGATGCGCGCGCTCGTGGTCGCCGATTACCGCACCAGGTACCACGACCCCATCCGCTTCGACGCGGGTGAGATCGTGCACTTGGGCGAACGCGACCACGAGTGGCCCGCTTACGTGTGGACCCGCCTGGCCGACGAACGCGCCGGCTGGGCGCCGTGCGATCTGCTGCGCCCGCTCGACGCCGAGCGCGCCGAAACGCTGGCCAGCTACGACGCGCGCGAACTCGACGTGTCGGTCGGCCAGTCGCTGCGGCTGCACGACGAACTCGGCGGCTGGTGGTGGGCGCAACGCGAGGACGGCGCTCAGGGCTGGGTGCCCGCGCGCCATCTGCAAGTCATCCAGGACGATGCGTCGTGA
- a CDS encoding dihydrolipoamide acetyltransferase family protein, which translates to MSDTKTFLLPDLGEGLPDATIVEWAVKVGDTIRLDDTLVSMETAKAVVEVPSPVSGKVLKLAGAAGDIVVTGTMLAEFELDLSQPQRADGQDTGHNHGHAAPAAPAPAAEAAPAKPADAKPAEAAERADSGTVVGAMQSSDAVRSEQAVAVGGVKAMPAVRALARKLGVDLSRVRATGNDGVVTNDDVKRAAADGSAKVGSAPPAAVAAPAVARAPVAEAPAASRSTLSQAGRPMRTQPPGVAATGQPEQLKGVRRNMARVMADAHSKVVPTTLADDADIHAWAPGNDITGRLVRAIVAACKAVPALNAWFDGDKLTRTLHPHVDIGIAVDTDDGLFVPALRNADVLDTRGVREAINRLRVQVEDRSIPASELTGYTISLSNFGMFAGRYATPVVVPPTVAIVAAGKGRHQMTPVMGGFESHKVIPLSLTFDHRACTGGEAARFLKAMIDDLARAN; encoded by the coding sequence ATGAGCGATACCAAGACCTTCCTGCTTCCCGACCTCGGCGAAGGCCTGCCGGACGCGACCATCGTCGAATGGGCGGTCAAGGTCGGCGACACCATCCGCCTCGACGACACCCTGGTGTCGATGGAGACCGCCAAGGCCGTGGTCGAAGTGCCCTCGCCCGTGTCGGGCAAGGTGCTCAAGCTGGCCGGCGCCGCCGGCGATATCGTCGTCACCGGCACCATGCTGGCCGAGTTCGAACTTGACCTCAGCCAGCCGCAGCGCGCCGACGGCCAGGACACCGGCCACAACCACGGCCACGCCGCGCCCGCGGCACCGGCGCCCGCCGCCGAAGCCGCGCCGGCCAAGCCGGCCGACGCCAAGCCCGCCGAAGCGGCCGAACGCGCCGACAGCGGCACCGTGGTCGGGGCGATGCAGTCCTCCGACGCGGTGCGCAGCGAACAGGCGGTCGCGGTCGGCGGGGTCAAGGCGATGCCGGCGGTGCGCGCGCTCGCGCGCAAGCTCGGCGTCGACCTGAGCCGCGTGCGCGCTACCGGCAACGATGGCGTGGTCACCAACGACGACGTCAAGCGCGCCGCCGCCGACGGTTCGGCCAAGGTCGGTTCGGCGCCGCCCGCCGCGGTCGCGGCGCCTGCCGTCGCGCGTGCACCCGTCGCCGAAGCGCCGGCCGCATCGCGCAGCACCCTGTCGCAGGCCGGCCGGCCGATGCGCACCCAGCCGCCGGGCGTGGCCGCGACCGGTCAACCTGAGCAGCTCAAGGGCGTGCGCCGCAACATGGCGCGGGTGATGGCCGACGCGCACAGCAAGGTCGTGCCGACCACCCTGGCCGACGACGCCGACATCCACGCCTGGGCGCCGGGCAACGACATCACCGGCCGCCTGGTCCGCGCCATCGTCGCCGCGTGCAAGGCGGTGCCGGCGCTCAACGCCTGGTTCGACGGCGACAAGCTCACCCGCACCCTGCATCCGCACGTCGACATCGGCATCGCGGTCGACACCGACGACGGCCTGTTCGTGCCGGCGCTGCGCAATGCCGACGTGCTCGACACCCGCGGCGTGCGCGAAGCGATCAACCGCCTGCGCGTGCAGGTCGAAGACCGCAGCATCCCGGCCTCGGAGCTGACCGGCTACACCATCTCGCTGTCGAACTTCGGCATGTTCGCCGGCCGCTACGCCACCCCGGTGGTGGTGCCGCCGACGGTCGCGATCGTCGCCGCCGGCAAGGGCCGTCACCAAATGACCCCGGTGATGGGCGGCTTCGAATCGCACAAGGTCATTCCTCTGTCGCTGACCTTCGACCACCGCGCCTGCACCGGCGGCGAAGCCGCGCGCTTCCTCAAGGCCATGATCGACGATCTGGCCCGCGCCAACTGA
- a CDS encoding M23 family metallopeptidase: MTHPSRRALALASFAVLGLAATGAQAAPNFQMPFACGDTWVANTWNGHSPANSVDMNRPAGGGSTAGSTVVASAAGEVTVSTYSTTTGYGNYVVIDHGGGWKTLHAHLQSRAVSVGAKVKQGQKIGLVGNTSAKYELAPHLHYEQVYNGSVQKAKWNGVALRYFEKKNYKSKNSCGSSSGGATGVVGTSGAALNVRSGAGTNYSVVDTVANGSNVNIRCQKTGESISGTYGTSALWNNIGASGSNRYIPDAYTKTGSDGRVAPDC; encoded by the coding sequence ATGACTCATCCATCGCGCCGCGCGCTCGCGCTGGCGTCGTTCGCCGTTCTCGGCCTGGCCGCGACCGGCGCCCAGGCCGCGCCGAATTTCCAGATGCCGTTCGCCTGCGGCGACACCTGGGTCGCCAACACCTGGAACGGGCACAGCCCGGCCAATTCGGTCGACATGAACCGTCCGGCCGGCGGCGGTTCCACCGCGGGCTCGACCGTGGTCGCCTCGGCCGCGGGCGAGGTCACCGTGTCGACCTATTCCACCACCACCGGTTACGGCAACTACGTGGTGATCGATCACGGCGGCGGCTGGAAGACCCTGCACGCGCACCTGCAATCGCGCGCGGTGTCGGTCGGCGCCAAGGTCAAGCAAGGCCAGAAGATCGGCCTGGTCGGCAACACCAGCGCCAAGTACGAGCTCGCGCCGCACCTGCATTACGAACAGGTCTACAACGGCAGCGTGCAGAAGGCCAAGTGGAACGGCGTCGCGCTGCGCTACTTCGAAAAGAAGAACTACAAGAGCAAGAACAGCTGCGGCAGCAGCAGCGGCGGCGCCACCGGCGTCGTCGGCACCAGCGGCGCGGCCTTGAACGTGCGTTCCGGCGCGGGCACCAACTACAGCGTCGTCGACACCGTCGCCAACGGCAGCAACGTCAACATCCGCTGCCAGAAGACCGGCGAATCGATCAGCGGCACCTACGGCACCAGCGCGCTGTGGAACAACATCGGCGCCAGCGGCAGCAACCGCTACATCCCCGACGCGTACACCAAGACCGGTTCCGACGGCCGGGTCGCGCCCGACTGCTGA
- a CDS encoding M23 family metallopeptidase codes for MHRPISARRAPTPRSLLAGFAAAALGLLAGNASAAKPNFQMPFACNQTWYGDTYPGHGLRYAVDLNHKPRPLSDGDLGSPVVASAGGKATTYNPHPGTGYGKLVVIDHGGGWTTWYAHLDSIAIANGASVNQGQKIGTLGKTTRPGNSISAHLHYEQRLNNDDQKIVWNGSTIVYDQYEVAYKSRNSCGTSPGGVTGTVRTAGSPLNVRSGPGTTYSIVGSRANGASVSIRCQKAGESVSGTYGTSNIWNNIAPTGSNQYIPDAYTYTGSDGRVAPDC; via the coding sequence ATGCATCGTCCTATCAGCGCGCGCCGCGCACCGACCCCGCGCAGCCTGCTCGCCGGTTTCGCCGCCGCGGCCCTCGGCCTGCTCGCCGGCAACGCCAGCGCGGCCAAACCGAATTTCCAGATGCCGTTCGCCTGCAACCAGACCTGGTACGGCGACACCTACCCCGGCCACGGCCTGCGCTACGCCGTCGACCTCAACCACAAACCGCGCCCGCTCAGCGACGGCGATCTGGGTTCGCCCGTGGTCGCTTCGGCCGGCGGCAAGGCGACGACCTACAACCCGCATCCGGGCACCGGTTACGGCAAGCTGGTGGTGATCGATCACGGCGGCGGCTGGACCACCTGGTACGCGCACCTGGACAGCATCGCCATCGCCAACGGCGCCAGCGTCAATCAGGGCCAGAAGATCGGCACGCTCGGCAAGACCACGCGTCCGGGCAACAGCATCTCCGCGCATCTGCATTACGAACAGCGGCTCAACAACGACGATCAGAAAATCGTCTGGAACGGCTCGACCATCGTCTACGACCAATACGAAGTCGCCTACAAGAGCCGCAACAGCTGCGGCACCAGTCCGGGCGGCGTGACCGGCACGGTCAGGACCGCGGGCTCGCCGCTCAACGTACGCTCCGGGCCGGGCACGACCTATTCGATCGTCGGCTCACGCGCCAACGGCGCCAGCGTCAGCATCCGTTGCCAGAAGGCCGGCGAATCGGTCAGCGGCACTTACGGCACCAGCAATATCTGGAACAACATCGCGCCGACGGGAAGCAACCAATACATTCCCGATGCCTACACCTACACCGGCTCCGACGGCCGGGTCGCGCCGGATTGCTGA
- a CDS encoding HEAT repeat domain-containing protein, giving the protein MKPIPLGFALLAAALFGGVVGSLITRAATASSAAPPTPPASIAARGHAHAAQTRANGGNHAPDGYGATGTPPNDSERMIQRARRDPAYLRELLRDYSFETELDKRGALLAVLQAVANDEVLRMARQLADSGDPESRRNGLDLLKAFSLDQPQVRELLSRQLQAERDPAMLKQLVDMLAPTVVASEDAAPLLERLSELRQHPDPAVRASAVVQSVQWNKHAGNEEILQRAMLDPDLSVRQAAIAGINASSTRSDRLKDSLLALAADPQTDAETRNSAVFALQNFAMNRGEYALYRKAAAQAVDGDGHEREYPGR; this is encoded by the coding sequence ATGAAACCCATCCCACTCGGCTTCGCCTTGCTCGCCGCCGCGCTGTTCGGTGGCGTCGTCGGCAGCTTGATCACGCGCGCGGCGACCGCATCGTCGGCCGCGCCGCCAACACCGCCGGCATCGATCGCGGCGCGCGGCCACGCGCATGCGGCGCAGACGCGCGCGAACGGCGGCAATCACGCGCCCGACGGCTACGGCGCGACCGGCACGCCGCCCAACGATTCCGAACGCATGATCCAGCGCGCGCGCCGCGACCCGGCCTACCTGCGCGAACTGCTGCGCGACTACAGCTTCGAAACCGAACTCGACAAGCGCGGCGCCTTGCTCGCGGTGCTGCAGGCCGTGGCCAACGACGAGGTATTGCGAATGGCCCGGCAACTCGCCGACAGCGGCGACCCCGAGTCGCGCCGCAACGGACTGGACCTGCTCAAGGCGTTCTCGCTCGACCAGCCGCAGGTGCGCGAACTGCTGTCGCGCCAGCTGCAGGCCGAGCGCGATCCGGCCATGCTCAAGCAACTGGTCGACATGCTCGCGCCGACCGTGGTCGCCAGCGAAGACGCCGCGCCCTTGCTCGAGCGCCTGAGCGAACTGCGCCAGCATCCCGATCCGGCGGTGCGCGCGAGCGCGGTGGTGCAGTCGGTGCAGTGGAACAAGCACGCCGGCAACGAAGAGATCCTGCAACGCGCGATGCTCGATCCCGATCTGTCGGTGCGTCAGGCCGCGATCGCCGGCATCAACGCTTCCAGCACGCGTTCGGACCGGCTCAAGGACAGTCTGCTCGCGCTGGCCGCCGATCCGCAGACCGACGCCGAAACCCGCAACTCGGCCGTGTTCGCCTTGCAGAATTTCGCTATGAACCGCGGCGAATACGCGCTGTACCGCAAGGCCGCCGCGCAGGCCGTCGACGGCGACGGCCACGAGCGCGAGTACCCTGGGCGCTGA
- a CDS encoding VOC family protein has translation MAHRSRLAGFIIDCQTGQIDPAADFWSGALGLARGETDEDDGDGAQYAQLANTADELYVAVQKVSHSSRVHLDIESDDIEAEADRLEKLGATRVEFIKRWWVMQAPTGHRFCVVQMKHPERGPPPNQWD, from the coding sequence ATGGCCCACCGCAGCCGCCTGGCCGGCTTCATCATCGATTGTCAGACCGGACAGATCGACCCCGCCGCCGATTTCTGGAGCGGCGCGCTCGGCCTGGCCCGCGGCGAAACCGACGAAGACGATGGCGACGGCGCGCAATACGCGCAGCTCGCCAATACCGCCGACGAGCTCTACGTCGCGGTGCAGAAAGTCTCGCATTCCTCGCGCGTGCATCTGGACATCGAAAGCGACGACATCGAAGCCGAAGCCGATCGCCTGGAAAAACTCGGCGCTACCCGGGTCGAATTCATCAAGCGCTGGTGGGTGATGCAGGCGCCGACCGGCCATCGCTTCTGCGTCGTGCAGATGAAGCATCCCGAGCGCGGACCGCCGCCGAATCAGTGGGACTAA
- a CDS encoding GGDEF domain-containing protein codes for MPLRLRHFLPLSIQRLPAQDDAVAPAADSAPPPRDDGPDDGRQSALESYGLLDSVPESAYDDLVRLAATLCGTHGAAIALIDRDRVWFKARHGVDAAELPRSHSICNQLIGQVRPDELLLIGDVAQDPRFAALGLSLQGGHALRFYAGAALMSPDGHPLGTLCVLDTQPRALSPAQADGLAALARQIQHLFELRRYAIEQRRLLSEREAFAQQLESAQADLQRRHDLLQHSASHDALTGLLNRSALAQLQDSPDAMQRLGRAAYTLMVIDVDHFKQVNDRHGHLLGDRALRAVADAVAASIREDDIAVRYGGEEFLVVLPGTRLATASEIGERIRQRVARSSLPFALTVSIGVAGGEPGRDAPEQVFDRADQALYRAKASGRDRLVVDDS; via the coding sequence GTGCCGCTGCGACTTCGCCATTTCCTGCCGCTGTCGATCCAGCGCCTGCCCGCGCAGGACGATGCCGTCGCGCCCGCGGCCGATTCGGCGCCGCCTCCGCGCGACGACGGGCCGGACGACGGCCGGCAATCCGCGCTGGAATCCTATGGCCTGCTCGACAGCGTGCCGGAGTCGGCCTACGACGATCTGGTCCGGCTTGCCGCGACCTTGTGCGGTACTCACGGCGCGGCGATCGCGCTGATCGATCGCGACCGGGTCTGGTTCAAGGCGCGGCACGGTGTCGACGCCGCGGAACTGCCGCGCTCGCATTCGATCTGCAACCAACTGATCGGGCAGGTGCGGCCCGATGAGTTGCTGTTGATCGGCGACGTCGCCCAGGACCCGCGTTTCGCCGCGCTCGGCCTGAGCCTGCAAGGCGGGCATGCGCTGCGCTTCTACGCCGGCGCGGCCCTGATGAGTCCCGACGGCCATCCGCTGGGCACCCTGTGCGTCCTCGACACCCAGCCGCGCGCGTTGTCGCCGGCGCAGGCCGACGGTCTGGCGGCGTTGGCGCGACAGATCCAGCATCTGTTCGAACTGCGCCGGTATGCGATCGAGCAGCGCCGCCTGTTGTCCGAGCGCGAGGCCTTCGCTCAGCAACTGGAAAGCGCGCAGGCCGATCTGCAGCGTCGACACGACCTGCTGCAGCACAGCGCCAGCCACGATGCGCTGACCGGGCTGCTCAATCGCAGTGCGTTGGCGCAATTGCAGGACAGTCCGGACGCGATGCAGCGCCTGGGTCGCGCGGCCTATACCCTGATGGTGATCGACGTCGATCACTTCAAGCAGGTCAACGATCGCCACGGCCATCTGCTCGGCGATCGCGCCTTGCGCGCGGTCGCCGACGCGGTGGCCGCATCGATACGCGAGGACGATATCGCGGTGCGCTACGGCGGCGAGGAATTCCTGGTGGTGCTGCCGGGTACGCGTCTGGCCACCGCCAGCGAAATCGGCGAACGCATCCGTCAGCGCGTCGCGCGTTCGTCGTTGCCGTTCGCGCTGACCGTGTCGATCGGCGTAGCCGGCGGCGAGCCCGGACGCGATGCGCCCGAGCAGGTGTTCGATCGCGCCGATCAGGCCTTGTACCGGGCGAAGGCGTCGGGGCGCGATCGGCTGGTGGTCGACGACAGCTGA
- a CDS encoding MBL fold metallo-hydrolase, which yields MTPASDPSTNAACEHGIVTVDTGFHRPVFDAAYLLVENGRAAFVDCGTQHSIPALLDALARQGLTPAEVDWLILTHVHLDHAGGAGALMRRLPNARAVVHPRGAPHMIDPSVLVAGATAVYGAEEIARSYGEIVPIPAERVVVAKDGHVVDLAGRPLLCVDTPGHARHHLCVWDQRSRAWFTGDTFGLSYREFDTPRGPFVLPTSSPVQFEPEPLKASIRTLLARDPEAMYLTHYGRVGDVQRLGAELIEQIDAMVRLARAAPAAGDARHAHLVAALSDYFLARARAHGSALSPAQMQEVLAVDIELNAQGLEVWLDRRG from the coding sequence ATGACCCCAGCTTCCGATCCGAGCACGAACGCGGCCTGCGAACACGGCATCGTCACCGTCGACACCGGCTTTCATCGCCCGGTGTTCGACGCGGCCTATCTGCTCGTCGAGAACGGCCGCGCCGCCTTCGTCGATTGCGGCACCCAGCATTCGATCCCGGCCCTGCTCGATGCGCTCGCGCGGCAAGGCCTGACCCCGGCCGAGGTCGACTGGCTGATCCTCACCCACGTGCATCTCGATCACGCCGGCGGCGCCGGCGCGCTGATGCGGCGGCTGCCGAATGCGCGCGCGGTCGTGCATCCGCGCGGCGCGCCGCACATGATCGATCCTTCGGTATTGGTGGCCGGTGCCACCGCGGTCTACGGCGCCGAGGAAATCGCCCGCAGTTACGGCGAGATCGTGCCGATTCCGGCCGAGCGCGTGGTCGTCGCCAAGGACGGCCACGTCGTCGATCTGGCCGGACGGCCGCTGCTGTGCGTGGACACGCCCGGGCATGCGCGCCATCACCTGTGCGTGTGGGATCAGCGCAGCCGCGCCTGGTTCACCGGCGACACCTTCGGCCTGTCGTATCGCGAATTCGACACGCCGCGCGGCCCGTTCGTGCTGCCGACCAGTTCGCCGGTGCAATTCGAACCCGAGCCGCTCAAGGCCTCGATCCGTACCTTGCTGGCGCGCGATCCCGAGGCGATGTACCTGACCCATTACGGCCGGGTCGGCGACGTGCAGCGGCTCGGCGCCGAACTGATCGAGCAGATCGACGCGATGGTGCGGCTCGCGCGCGCCGCGCCGGCGGCCGGCGACGCTCGGCACGCGCACCTGGTCGCGGCGCTGTCCGATTACTTCCTGGCGCGCGCGCGAGCGCACGGCAGCGCGCTGAGCCCGGCGCAGATGCAGGAGGTGCTGGCGGTCGACATCGAGCTCAATGCCCAGGGCCTGGAAGTCTGGCTGGATCGGCGCGGTTGA
- a CDS encoding tryptophan--tRNA ligase yields MAGLLVVDEGLDPANARPIETGLWLRSQARSREFAGRRRSAAAQADGPSRRVGRGGQRVHWPTTIHPRFTMTQTRVLTGITTSGTPHLGNYVGAIRPAVAASLTPEVESFYFLADLHALIKVTEPERVQRSTLEIAAAWLACGLDPDKVWFYRQSEIVEIPELSWFLTCVAGKGILNRAHAYKAAVDKNRAEGEDDDAAINAGLFMYPVLMSADILVFNAHKVPVGRDQVQHIEMARDFAQRFNHLYGEHFVLPEALIEESVATLPGLDGRKMSKSYDNTIPLFAPREQLKKLIYSIVTDSRAPGEPKDTEGSALFQIYQAFASVEETEAMRRAFAGGIAWGQAKQALFERIDAEISPLREKYETLIAQPHKIEEILIDGARRVRERYAHSTMKRLRAAVGLRDLSQVPAASASADADAKTASVPVFKQYREADGQFYFKLADGEQVLLQSRGFASPKDVGQLIGAVKAGRGELDAVLAASEPVEASRHAAIAAALAAIAQAEADARAAKESAQS; encoded by the coding sequence ATGGCGGGTCTCCTGGTGGTCGATGAGGGGCTCGATCCTGCAAACGCCCGCCCGATCGAAACGGGGTTGTGGCTGCGATCACAGGCCCGATCGCGCGAGTTCGCCGGCCGACGGCGCTCAGCTGCCGCTCAGGCGGACGGCCCCTCCCGCCGGGTCGGCCGCGGCGGCCAGCGGGTACACTGGCCGACCACGATCCACCCGCGATTCACCATGACCCAGACCCGCGTCCTGACCGGCATCACCACCTCCGGCACTCCTCACCTCGGCAATTACGTCGGCGCGATCCGCCCGGCGGTCGCCGCCAGCCTCACGCCGGAGGTGGAGAGCTTCTATTTCCTCGCCGACCTGCATGCGCTGATCAAGGTCACCGAGCCCGAGCGCGTGCAGCGCTCGACCCTGGAGATCGCCGCGGCGTGGCTGGCCTGCGGCCTGGACCCGGACAAGGTGTGGTTCTACCGGCAGAGCGAAATCGTCGAGATTCCGGAGCTGAGCTGGTTCCTGACCTGCGTCGCCGGCAAGGGCATCCTCAACCGCGCGCATGCCTACAAGGCCGCGGTCGACAAGAACCGCGCCGAGGGCGAGGATGACGACGCGGCGATCAATGCCGGCCTCTTCATGTACCCGGTGCTGATGTCGGCCGACATCCTGGTGTTCAACGCGCACAAGGTTCCGGTCGGCCGCGATCAGGTCCAGCACATCGAGATGGCGCGCGATTTCGCCCAGCGCTTCAATCATCTGTACGGCGAGCATTTCGTGCTGCCCGAAGCGCTGATCGAAGAAAGCGTGGCGACCCTGCCGGGCCTGGACGGCCGCAAGATGAGCAAGAGCTACGACAACACCATTCCACTGTTCGCGCCGCGCGAGCAGTTGAAGAAGCTGATCTATTCGATCGTCACCGATTCGCGCGCGCCCGGCGAACCCAAGGACACCGAAGGTTCGGCGCTGTTTCAGATCTACCAGGCGTTCGCCAGCGTCGAGGAAACCGAAGCGATGCGGCGCGCATTCGCCGGCGGCATCGCCTGGGGCCAGGCCAAGCAGGCCTTGTTCGAACGCATCGACGCGGAAATTTCTCCGCTGCGCGAGAAGTACGAAACGCTGATCGCGCAGCCGCACAAGATCGAGGAAATATTGATCGACGGCGCGCGCCGGGTGCGCGAGCGTTACGCGCATTCGACCATGAAGCGCCTGCGCGCGGCGGTGGGTCTGCGCGATCTGTCGCAGGTGCCGGCCGCATCGGCATCCGCCGATGCCGATGCGAAAACGGCTTCGGTGCCGGTGTTCAAGCAGTATCGCGAAGCCGATGGGCAGTTCTATTTCAAGCTTGCCGATGGCGAACAGGTGTTGCTGCAGAGCCGCGGTTTCGCCTCGCCCAAGGACGTGGGCCAGCTGATCGGCGCGGTCAAGGCCGGTCGCGGCGAGCTGGACGCGGTGTTGGCCGCGTCCGAGCCGGTCGAAGCCTCGCGACACGCGGCGATCGCCGCGGCGCTGGCGGCGATCGCGCAGGCCGAGGCCGACGCGCGCGCGGCCAAGGAGTCGGCCCAGTCGTGA